The nucleotide sequence TTACAAGAACAAATCTCGAATACTGGGCTTTATCTGGCTTGGCGGCAGCATGATTCCTCTCCAGTCGTCGGTGCATTCCTTAACTTGTTACGGAAGACGGCATCATGGAATTCCATCGGGGTTACCTGATTGCCCATGTTCTTTTACGTCCTGATAAATGACAGGGCTTTCCGGATAAAGCGATCGCGTCCTCGCTCTGGGCGATCGTTAAACAGGTAATGGGTGCCGTCTGGAATCGTCACCGTTTCTACCGTAGGAGCGTTGGTTAGCTCTACTTCAAGTGCCCGTAAGTCTTCAGGGCGTGACCAGAAATCTAACTCTCCCCGCAGAACCAGCGTTGGCA is from Oscillatoria sp. FACHB-1407 and encodes:
- a CDS encoding alpha/beta hydrolase — translated: MPTLVLRGELDFWSRPEDLRALEVELTNAPTVETVTIPDGTHYLFNDRPERGRDRFIRKALSFIRT